Genomic segment of Paenibacillus sp. FSL R5-0912:
AGTCCTAGTTCACCATATTTAGCAAAGCTATCTCTCCAGCGTTTCAAACTATGCTTTGGTTTTTTAGAACCGATGAGATTTAGGTCAAAGCCCGCCTTAAGAAATATTTCTGACGGGGGTGTCCCCTCGTTGTAGGCCTTCACTGCCGCCAACTTAAACTCAGCAGTATACGAAATATTCGTCTCGGATACTCGCTGAACATTTGGATTCTTCTCTAATCTTCTAATGATATCTTCCGTAAATAGGGTTCGATTTAAATTTCCCACAGTCTTATCCCGCTCCTTTTCCAATATTCTGATTAAAACACAAAAGACCCACAAGAAGGTCACTTTTTTCAAAGTGTCTTTCTTGTGGGTCACAGTTCACTCGCAGTGGACCATGGGCTATTTAAGCTTGTAGCTTCCTCCGGTTACACCGTATCAGAGGTCTGAAGTTCAAGCGCCTGAGTGCGTTCGGTGTCGCGGATGAGGACTGGCTTCAGATACCGGCCTGTGTAGGATTCCTCGACCGTAATCAGCTTTTCCGGCGTTCCGGTCGCAAGCACTGTTCCTCCTCCGCTTCCGCCTTCCGGCCCCATATCAATAATATAGTCAGCAGTCTTGATTACATCGAGGTTATGCTCAATGACCAGGACCGATTCACCAGAATCCACCAGACGGTGCAGCACCTCAAGCAGACGGCCAATGTCATCTACATGCAGGCCGGTTGTCGGCTCATCCAGAATGTACAGCGTCTTGCCGGTACTCCGGCGGTACAGCTCGGAAGCCAGCTTCACGCGCTGCGCTTCACCACCGGACAGGGTTGTCCCCGGCTGGCCGATGTTGATATAGCCCAGACCCACATCAAGTAGCGTCTGCATTTTGCGGTGGATACGCGGGATATTCTTGAAGAATTCCGTTGCATCCTCGACGGTCATCTCCAATACATCGGAGATACTCTTGCCTTTATATTTCACTTCCAGCGTTTCGCGGTTATACCGTTTGCCCTTGCAGACTTCACAAGGCACATACACATCCGGCAGGAAGTGCATTTCAATCTTGATAATCCCGTCTCCCCGGCAAGCCTCACAGCGGCCGCCCTTCACATTGAAGCTGAAGCGCCCCTTCTGGAAGCCGCGTACCTTAGCCTCATTGGTCTTGGAGAACAAATCGCGGATATCATCGAACACGCCTGTATACGTGGCCGGATTGGAGCGTGGTGTACGTCCGATCGGGGACTGGTCAATCTCAATTACTTTATCCAGATTCTCCAGACCGCGGATTTCTTTATGCACACCGGGACGGACCTTGACGGCCTTGTTGAGCTGGCGTGCCAGGCTCTTATAGAGAATTTCGTTAATAAGCGAAGATTTGCCGGAACCGGATACTCCGGTTACTGCTGTAAAGACACCAAGCGGAATCTTCACATTTACATTCTTCAGATTATTCTCTTTAGCCCCGCGAATCTCTATCCAGCGCTCATTATCGGTAGGCCGGCGTGTCGAGGTAACAGGGATAAATTTGCGTCCGCTTAAGTATTCACCAGTCAGGGAGTTCGGATCGTCCATAATCTCCTGAGGTGTACCTTGAGCAATTACCTGTCCGCCATGTATTCCGGCACCGGGACCAATATCGATAATATAGTCGGCAGCCATCATAGTATCCTCATCATGCTCAACGACGATCAGAGTGTTGCCCAGGTCGCGCATATGAGCCAGCGTAGCAATCAGCCGGTCATTATCCCGCTGATGAAGCCCTATGCTCGGCTCATCCAGAATATACAGGACACCCATCAGACTGGAGCCAATCTGTGTAGCCAGCCTGATCCGCTGCGCTTCACCGCCGGATAACGAGCCCGCTGCGCGGCTAAGGGTCAGATAGTTCAGCCCTACATTTACAAGGAATCCTAAGCGGCTGCTGATTTCCTTAAGAATCAGGTTAGCGATGGCCGTTTCTTTCTCACTGAGCTTGAGATTCTCGAAGAAGTCCAGACAATCTCCGATCGAAAGATCCGTAACATCGGCAACATTCTGCTGATTAATCGTCACAGCCAGAATCTCTTTCTTGAGTCTTTTGCCTTTGCAGACATGGCATGGCTTGGCGCTCATGAAGCCTTCGATAAACTCACGGATGCCTTCGGAGGCAGTATCGCGGTAACGGCGCTCCAGATTCGGGATGATCCCTTCAAAAGCAACAAGTGCATCCTTGCGCTGGCCAAAGTCGTTCTCATAACGGAAGCGGATCTTCTCGCTGCCCGTTCCGTGCAGCAGCTTGGCCATATGCTCCGGCGACAGGCTGCTGACAGGAACATTCTGCGGAATTTTGAAATGCTCACATACCGACTTCAGGAACTGCGGATAGTAGTTCGATGTACTGCCTGTCCAGGCTAAGAATGCACCTTCTTCGATGGACTTTTCCGCATCCGGGATCAACAGATCCGGATCGACTACCATCTTCACACCAAGCCCGTCACATTCCGTGCAGGCACCAAACGGGCTGTTGAACGAGAACATACGCGGAGCAAGCTCTTCTATACTGAACCCGCAGATTGGGCAGGCAAAGCTTGCGCTGAATAAAAGCTCTTCCTGGCCCATCACATCGACCAGAATCTGACCGCCCGACAGCTTCAGTGCAGTCTCCAATGAATCGGTAAGACGGGTCTCTATATCATCCTTAATGACAATCCGGTCAACAACGACTTCAATTGTATGCTTCTTATTCTTCTCCAGTACAATATCTTCCGTAACTTCGCGAAGCTCACCGTCAACACGCACACGAACGAAGCCTTGCTTGGAGATATCCGTGAACAAGCCTTTATGTTCACCCTTACGGCCAGAAATCACAGGGGCCAGAATCTGCAGGCGGGTCTTCTCCGGGTATTGCATAATCCGGTCCACCATCTGTTCAACAGTCTGTGATGTAATCTCTATACCATGATCCGGACAATGGGGATGCCCTACCCGGGCAAACAGCAGCCGCAGATAGTCATAAATTTCTGTAACCGTACCTACGGTCGAACGCGGGTTACGGCTTGTGGTCTTCTGGTCAATCGATATTGCCGGGGATAGCCCGTCAATGGAATCCACATCCGGCTTCTCCATCTGACCCAGGAACTGGCGGGCATAGGCAGACAGCGATTCAACGTAACGGCGCTGGCCCTCAGCATAAATCGTGTCAAATGCCAAAGATGATTTACCCGAGCCGCTCAGTCCCGTCAGCACGACGAAGCGGTCACGCGGAATCGTTACGTCGATGTTCTTGAGATTATGTGCCCTTGCACCCTTGATTATTATACTTTCGTTCGCCAACGGTACCTCTCCTTTATAAAAACCTATTAAAATGGAAAAACATTTAGCAAAATATTTTCGATCCCTCCCAAACCCTCCCTTCCAAGGGAGGGCCCCAAGGGTTGCACCCTCTGGACACCCGCAAGCTCGGCGGAAAGAGTTAGGACTGGGATGGAATCGGCTACTGGGGCAATAGGAGCGCTAGTCCCTACGGGACCGCTATACTATAGGCGCAGGATAGGGCTCGCGGTATGCTGCAGCGGGCCGACAACCGCTGTTCCTGCGGAATGCGCGAACTGCAGCTGTTCCTTCGGAATGCGCTAAGTGCGTAACTGCAGGCTGTCCCTACGGGATGCGTAAACTGCAGCTGTTCCTTCGGAATGCGCTAAGTGCTTAACTACAGGCTGTCCCTACGGGATGCGCGAAGGGCAATCTATCTTCAAAAAGAACGGCCAGTGAAGCGCCGTTCCGTGATCATTAAGTGTAAGTGCTGGCGGGGCCAGCTTACTCGGCCCGCAGTTCAAGCAACGCATCACGCAGCTCGGCGGCGCGTTCGAATTGCAGGTTCTTGGCCGCGTCCTTCATCTCGGCCTCCAGACGCTGCATCAGGCTCTGCTTCTCTTTCTTATTCAGCTTGCCGCCGGCGCCGGTGAGATAATCGGCCTTCGACTCTGCCACTTTGGTGGCCTCGATGATGTCACGCACTTTCTTGTTGATTGTCGTAGGCGTGATGCCGTGCTTCTCATTATGGGCAATCTGAATTTCACGGCGGCGCTGGGTTTCGCTCATCGCCTTCTCCATGGAATCCGTAATGCGGTCGCCGTACAGAATGACACGTCCATCAGAGTTACGGGCCGCCCGGCCGATCGTCTGAATGAGCGAACGCTCGGAGCGGAGGAAGCCTTCCTTGTCAGCATCGAGGATGGCGACAAGGGAGACCTCCGGCAGGTCAAGACCTTCTCTTAACAAGTTAATGCCCACCAGTACATGAAACGTACCGAGCCGGAGATCCCGCAGGATGGCCATCCGCTCCAGCGTCTTGATATCAGAGTGCATATAACGCACCTTAATCCCGATTTCCTTGAAGTAATCGGTCAGATCCTCAGACATCTTCTTCGTAAGTGTTGTAACGAGCACACGCTCATCACGCTCTACACGGTCACGGATTTCACTAATCAGATCATCGATCTGGCCCTCTGTAGGGCGTACTTCGATGATCGGGTCCAGCAGGCCGGTAGGACGGATAATCTGCTGCACCATAGTATCGCAGTGCTCCATTTCGTATGGTCCCGGTGTAGCAGACACATATACAATCTGGTTCACTTTCTCTTCGAATTCCTCGAACTGCAGCGGACGGTTATCCAGCGCGGACGGCAGGCGGAAGCCATGCTCCACCAATACTGTCTTACGCGCACGGTCACCATTGTACATAGCCCGGATCTGCGGCAGCGTTGCATGGGACTCATCAATAACAATCAGCATATCATCCGGGAAGTAATCCATTAAGGTATATGGAGTCGCTCCCGGCTCACGGAAGGTAAGCGGGCCGGAATAGTTCTCGATACCGGAGCAGAAGCCTACTTCCTTCATCATCTCAATATCATACCGCGTCCGCTGCTCCAGGCGCTGGGCTTCCAGCAGCTTGCCCGCATCACGAAGCACGGCCAGCCGTTCCTCAAGCTCCCGCTCAATGTTGATAATAGCTACACGCATTGTTTCTTCCTGGGTAACAAAGTGCGAAGCCGGGAAGATCGCGATATGATCGCGCTCGCCAATCAGCTCTCCTGTGAGAACATCAATCTCCGTAATGCGCTCTATCTCATCCCCGAACAGCTCCACACGAATCGCATGCTCCCCCTGTGAAGCCGGGAAGATCTCAACCACATCGCCGCGTACCCGGAACGTCCCGCGTACGAAGTTAATGTCATTACGCTGGTACTGGATCTCCACGAGCCTGCTCAGAATCTGATTGCGCGGCTTCTCCATCCCTACCCGCAGTGTCAGCAGCATACTTCCGTATTCCTGCGGCGAACCGAGACCGTAAATGCAGGACACACTCGCAACAATAATAACGTCACGCCGTTCGAACAGCGAACTGGTGGCGGAGTGCCGGAGCTTGTCAATTTCTTCATTTATGCTGGAATCTTTCTCTATGAAGGTATCGGAGGAAGGAATGTACGCCTCAGGCTGGTAGTAATCGTAGTAACTGACGAAGTAGTCAACGGAATTGTTCGGGAAAAATTCTTTGAACTCACTTGCCAGCTGCGCAGCAAGCGTCTTGTTGTGCGCAATAACTAGCGTCGGGCGGTTCAGTTTGGAAATCACTTGTGCGATGGTAAAGGTCTTGCCTGTACCTGTCGCTCCCAGCAGCGTCTGGTGCTTCTTGCCCTGCCGGATGCCGTCCAATAATTCTTCTATGGCATGAGGCTGATCGCCCTGGGGTGTATACTCGGACTCCAGTTCAAATGTCTTTGTACTGACGACAATATCACTCATTTGCCCGTCTCCCCTCTATCGTCTAAAATATGAATATATTATAATTGTGGCCCTAATGATTCCCCATCCATACCGTACTGAAAAATATGGAAGATAGGAATACACGTTCCCGTTTATTATACAGCGTTGACCAGATTGATGCAAACCATAATATATAGAAATTTAAGGAGCCTGAACTTATGGATATCACTTCAATTATCGGCCTGCTGGCAGGCATTGCCGCAATGATTGGCGGCTTTCTCTGGGAGGGAGGAAGCTTATCGGGCCTGCTGCAGCTGAATGCCGCGCTTATCGTATTTGGAGGTACGCTTGCCGCTGTACTCATCAGTTTCCCGGCCTCCAGATTACGCAGTGTCCCGGCGGCTCTGCGCCTGGCATTCGGCAGACATCCCGATACCACCCAGAAGAAGGCCGAAGAGCTGATCTCCATGGCTGCAATTACTCGGCGCGGGGGTGTGCTCGCACTGGAGAAGAGAGCGGAGGAGCACCCCGATACCTTTACCCGCGAAGGGCTGTTTCTTATTGTTGACGGCACCGATCCTGATCAGGTCCGGCAAATTCTTGAACTGGAGATGGACGCCAAGGAACTGAAGTATGAAGGCTATGCCAAAATTTTCGAAGCCGCCGGCGGCTATGCTCCCACTATGGGCATCATCGGCACCGTAATGGGGTTGATACGGGTACTCAGCAATCTGACGGACCCTTCTAATCTGGGGGCCTCGATCGCCGTAGCTTTTACAGCAACGCTCTATGGTGTAGCCAGTGCTAATCTTATATTTTTACCCATCGCTTCCAAAATCAAATCCCGCAGCCAAAGCGAACTGGGCAGCATGGAGATGCTGCTTGTCGGTATCCTGTCCCTGCAGAATGGGGATCATCCGCACCTGGTCCGCAAAAAACTGACCGCCTTTATTCCCGATGTCTCTCCGGGGCGCAGCAGCAAAAACAACCAGGGAGAGCCGCTATGAGACAAAGAAACCGCCGCCAGCGGCGTAATGGAGGTAAGGAGAGCAGGGACCGCTGGATGATTACCTATGCGGATCTGATTACGCTTCTGCTCATTTTTTTCATCATCCTATACGCCATGAGCAGTCTGGATACGCAAAAATATGCGATCGTTACCGGTTCATTATCTGATACCTTTAAGAGCGGCAGTTCTGTGCTTGAAGGCGGAAATGGAGTGCTGGATGGTAGTCAGGGGAACACCGGGGCAGCAGTCTCGAATGAACAAGAAGCAGGCGGAAGAACCGGTGGCGGTCTTTCTTCCGGGGGCAATGTGAAGGAGAATGGTTCGAACGGAACCGGGACAGGCACGGATACGTCCGGTCAAGAGGGGGAAACTGCAGAACACCAGCCTTCGGCGCGTGAGCTCGCTTTTCGTGAGCAGGAGGCCAAACTGGCCGCGCTTATGGGTGTAATCACCAAATACGTGGAAGATAATAACCTTGGCGAGCAGATCTTTGTAGCGGATAAACCGCAGGGCATTGCCATCACGCTTAGCGACCGGTTCCTGTTCGATGCTGGCAAAGCCGAGCTGAAATCACCTGCCCTACCGGCACTGCGCCAGCTCTCCGGCCTGTTCCGCGGAATCGGTGCCACGATCAGCATCGAAGGCCATACCGACAATGTTCCGGTAACCGCTGCTTCAGATTACACGGATAACTGGGAGCTATCCGGCGCCCGCGCACTCTCTGTACTGCGCTTCTTCCTGGATAACGAGGGGCTTAGCCCCGATACTTTTCAGTATGCCGGTTACGCGGATACCAGACCTGCCTACGATAACGCTACCGTTGAAGGGCGGCAGAAGAACCGCCGGGTTGAACTCATTGTCCTGCGGCAGCTTCAGGAGGAAGAATAACACGTATCTGCAAGCGAATCAGCTCAGAAATCTGCAGATGAGAAGGCACGGCAACCATTTGCTAGTATAAGGAGATTGAACGCTATGCAGACTACAAACGGAACGACACCGGATGCCACCCGTTTTCTCTATTTTCTGCGGCAGCTGGTTTCGCTGATCATGATTGTTTTTGCTCAGGGAATCATCACCTTCTTCATTGGTTTATTATCTGTATTTATGATGTTCTTCTCCTCCGATTACTTCTGGGGCGACCTAGCCCATGTGTATCCACCCGATAAACTGATGTATATAGGCATAGACTTCCTTATTGCCGGCGCAGCCTTTGCCCTGCCCTGGCTCGGGGTCTGGTGGATGCTCTACGGGCTGTCCGAGGATGGACGCATCCGCTGTTTCCCACTTCTTTTACTCTTTGCCTATCTGACATTTGTGATCCTCTTTCTGCAGATCAATCCGGTCTATAACCCGGAAGCCATGATCCCTTCCTCCGCCGGGGAATCCACCTTTCTGGTCTGTATGGGCATGTCTGCCGTGGTGCTTTTCCCGTTTTATTCGGCCGGTGTGTATTACTTCGTACTTAAACCCAATACCCGTCCCAGAAAAAGATACCGGTTCCTATTGCTGTGCCTTATCTTTGCCGTTGCCGGTCTGGCTCTGCTGCCCGCCCTTTGGCACTTGGCGCCAAGTATTTATCCGGGGCTGCTTAGCTTTCCGGAGTGATACAGAAACGAAAAAAGACAGACCTCTCACATTAGTGACATCTAATGTAATAAGAGAAGCCTGCCATGTTCATCTGTGCGTAAAAACTATTCCCCAACCAATTCCTTATAACCAGCCGCATCCAGCAGGCCCGATACTGCATCCGCGAACTCACCATCAAGCTCCAGCTCAAAAATCCAACCGCCGCCGTATGGCTGATCATTGATCAGCTCCGGGCTGGATTCGAGTGCGTCGTTGATCTTGGTTACCTTGCCGGATACCGGCGAGTACAGCTCCGACACCGTCTTGACAGACTCGATACTGCCTACGCTATCGCCCGCGGAAATGGCTGCGCCGACTTCAGGAAACTCAACAAACACGATGTCGCCCAATAAATGCTGCGCATGATCCGTAATTCCCACACGTACTACGCGTCCTTCACCCTGCTGTGCCCATTCATGCTCTTCGCTGTATAGCAGGTTGTTAAGCACTTCACTCATTTCAAAGCCGCCTCTTTTCCACATTTGGAGTTCTAAATTTAGTTATAGCCTAAGTTATCACCTTGCCTAATGTCAATATAACTGACAGGAAAATTAAATTTGTCATCTTTTTGACGTTTTTTGATTGACAGCGTGCTTGTAAACCCGGTTTAATGGAGTCAGTAGAAAAACATATGGTTTGCGAATGATGGCATAGGGAGAGACTGACCCTCAGGGGCAGCGCCGAAGGAGTAAGCCCGGGATGGGTGAATCTCTCAGGCAAAAGGACCTTTGCCGGACGCATCTCTGGAGAGCATCCACAGCCTGGACAACAGGAAACGGATCACCAACGGGGAAACCTGCGGGCAGGATAGCAGGGTAACTCTCAGGTACAAAGGACAGAGCGAAAGTCAATTTATGCGTTAGTGCATAATGGCTTTCGCCTGTCCTTTTTTATATTTTTAGCTGAAACAGATACTGCGCTTATAAGGCGGCATTACCGTTTCTGCTTACATGTAAACAGACTAAGGGGTGACACGATGGAGTCTTTGAGAAGAACGCCTTTTTATGATCTCTATGCCGCTTATGCGGAGTCCAGATGCATTGATTTCGGCGGCTGGGAGCTGCCGGTGCAGTTTACTGGCATCGTTAAGGAACATGAAGCAGTCCGCCAGCAGGCCGGACTGTTTGATGTATCGCATATGGGTGAATTCATGGTTGACGGCAGCGGCGCTGAAGCCTTCCTGCAGCAGATGACCACCAATGATGTCAGCCGCCTAGCAGACGGCGCAGCGCAGTATACCCTGATGCTCTATCCGAATGGCGGCGTAGTAGATGATCTGCTGGTGTACCGCCTGGGCCATGAGCGCTACATGCTGGTCGTCAATGCCTCCAATATCGACAAGGACTTCCAGTGGCTGGAGGAGCATCTCACCGCTGAATTCAGCGGTGTCAGCCTGAAGAATGTCTCTGATGAGACGCTGCTGCTCGCTCTGCAGGGTCCGCTGGCTGAGATGATTCTGGCCGAAGTTACCTCTGCCCCGCTTGCAGAGCTGAAGCCCTTCCACTTCATCGAACACGCCGAGGTCTGCGGCGTTTCTGTACTGCTCTCCCGCACCGGCTATACCGGTGAGGACGGCTTTGAGCTGTACGCCCCCGTCCACACAGCGGCTGCACTCTGGAATGGTCTGCTGGCCGCAGGCGCGCCGCATGGCCTGACCCCTGCCGGACTCGGCGCACGCGACACGCTCCGCTTCGAAGCCAAGCTGCCGCTGTACGGCCAGGAGCTCTCGGCGGATATTACGCCGCTCGAAGCGGGTGTCCAGTTCTTCGTGAAGCTGGACAAAGCCGGTTTCATCGGCCGCGATGCCTTGCTGAAGCAGAAGGAAGCCGGCCTCCCGCGCCGCCTTGTGGGGCTTGAAATGATCGACCGCGGGATTCCCCGCTCCCATTATCCCGTATATGCAGACGGTGTGAAGATCGGTGAAGTCACAACCGGTACCCAATCCCCGACGCTGAAGCGGAATCTTGGACTTGCCCTGCTGGATGCTGCCTATACTGAGATCGGCACAGAGGTGTATGTGGAGATTCGCGGCAAGCAGCTGAAGGCTGCCGTGATCAGAGCCCCGTTCTACAAAAAGATCCAAGGAGTGAAGCCGTAATGAAGCACCGCTATCTGCCTATGACGGAGCAAGACCGCGCAGAGATGATGGAAACTGTAGGGATTCAGTCCATCGATGAACTATTCGCTGATATCCCTCAATCTGTCCGCTACCAGGGAACGATGCCAATGTCCGGCCCGCTGGACGAATATGCGCTGCTGCGCCATATGAAGGGTCTGGCTGACAAGAATGCCGACTTTGATACCCATGCCAGCTTCCTTGGCGCCGGACTCTATGACCACCACATTCCTGTTGTCATTAACCATATTATTTCCCGTTCAGAATTCTATACCGCCTACACCCCCTATCAGCCGGAAATCAGCCAGGGCGAGCTTCAGGCAATCTTCGAATTCCAGTCCTATATCTGTGAGTTGACCGGCATGAAGGTCGCTAATGCAAGCATGTACGATGGTGCAACAGCCTTCTCCGAAGCAGCCGTGCTTGCCGCAGGCGCCACAAAACGCAAGAAGCTGATTGTCTCCCGTACAGTTCACCCGGAAGCCCGCCAGGTGCTGCGCACTTCCGCCAATGCCTGGGGCCTGCAAATCGTGGAGATCGATTATAAGGACGGAGTTACCGATCTTGCCAAGCTGGCTGAGGCCATTGATGCCGATACCGCCGCCGTTCTGGTCCAATCGCCCAACTTCTTCGGCGGCATCGAGGATCTGCGCCAGATTGAGCCACTGATCCATGCGGTCAAGGGCCTCCTCGTGGTCAGCGCGAATCCCATTGCACTCGGCGTGCTGGAAACCCCAGGCAAGCTGGGCGCCGACATCGTAGTCGGCGACGCACAGCCGCTGGGGATCGCCGCATCGCTCGGAGGACCAACCTGCGGATTCTTCGCGGTTGCTGAACCGCTGATGCGCCGCATGCCGGGCCGGATCGTCGGCCAGACCGTTGACCGTAACGGCAAACGCGGCTTCGTGCTAACGCTGCAAGCCCGCGAACAGCATATCCGCCGCGAGAAGGCGACGTCGAATATCTGCTCCAACCAGGCGCTGCTGGCGTTATGCGCTTCCGTCTACTTGTCCGTGATGGGCAAGGAGGGCATGCGTGAGGTTGGCGAGCTGAACATCCGCAAGAGTCATTATGCCGCAGGAAGGCTGGCTGAAATCACCGGTGCAGAACGCGTCTTCACAGCCCCGTTCTTCAATGAATTTGTCCTGAAGCTCCCGGAAGGGAGCAGCGTCAGTGAAGTGAACTCCAAGCTGCTGAAGGCAGGTTATCTGGGCGGCTATGATCTGGGCCGCGAGTATCCCGAGCTGACCGGACATATGCTGGTTGCCGTGACTGAGAAAAGAAGCAAGACCGAAATTGACGAATTCGCCACTGCACTGGAGGGCTGTATATGAAACCGGAACAAACCCTGATCTTTGAATTAAGCCGTCCTGGCCGCTCGGCTTACTCATTGCCGCTATGTGATGTGCCTCAGGAAGAGAGCATCAGCTCACTGATTCCTGAGGGCTTGCTCCGCAGCGAGCTCGTAGTGCTTCCGGAGGTATCCGAAGTGGATGTTATCCGCCACTATACCGCCCTGTCCCGGCGTAACTTCGGGGTCGATAACGGCTTCTATCCGCTAGGCTCCTGCACGATGAAATATAATCCGAAGATCAATGAAGATGTCGCCCGCTTCACCGGCCTCTCCAAGATCCATCCGTACCAGCCGGAAGAGAGCATCCAGGGTGCGCTTGAGCTGATGTATACACTGCAAAAGGATCTCGCCGGACTGACCGGCATGGATGCCGTCTCCCTGCAGTCTGCAGCTGGTGCCCATGGCGAATGGACCGGCCTGATGATGATCCGCGCCTACCATGAGAGCCGCGGCGAAGTCCGCACCAAGGTCATCGTGCCGGATTCCTCGCACGGTACCAACCCGGCCAGCGCCGCAGCCGCCGGACTCGACACCGTCACCATCCCTTCCAATGATAAGGGAATGGTCGACCTCGAAGCACTGAAGGCGGCGGTCGGCAGCGACACCGCCGCGCTGATGCTCACGAACCCGAGTACACTCGGACTGTTCGAGACGCAGATTGTAGAGATCGCCGCGATTGTCCATGAAGCCGGCGGACTGCTCTATTATGACGGAGCGAACTCCAACGCCATCATGGGCATCACCCGCCCGGGCGATATGGGCTTCGATGTGGTCCATCTCAACCTGCACAAGACAATGAGTACTCCGCACGGCGGCGGCGGCCCGGGAGCCGGACCGGTCGGCGTGAAGGCGAAGCTGATTCCTTTCCTGCCCCAGCCGTCGGTTGTGCAGAACGAAGACGGCAGCTTCTCGCTTGACTCCGGCGGGCCGCAATCTATTGGCCGCGTCAAAGCCTTTTATGGCAACTTCGGGATTCTCGTCCGCGCTTACGCCTATATCCGTACCTACGGCCCGGACGGACTGCGCGAGGTATCCGAGAACGCTGTGCTGAATGCCAATTACATGATGCACCGGCTGGCACCTTATTTCGAAATTCCATTCCCGGGTGTCTGCAAGCATGAATTCGTCATGTCCGGCAGAAACCTCAAGCAGTACGGCGTACGTACCCTGGATGTTGCCAAACGGCTGCTCGACTTCGGCTACCATCCGCCGACTGTGTACTTCCCGCTGACCGTAGAGGAATGTATGATGATCGAGCCGACTGAAACCGAAAGCAAGGAAACGCTTGACGGCTTCATTGAGACGATGATTCAGATCGTTAAGGAAGCGCAGGAGACACCGGA
This window contains:
- the uvrA gene encoding excinuclease ABC subunit UvrA; its protein translation is MANESIIIKGARAHNLKNIDVTIPRDRFVVLTGLSGSGKSSLAFDTIYAEGQRRYVESLSAYARQFLGQMEKPDVDSIDGLSPAISIDQKTTSRNPRSTVGTVTEIYDYLRLLFARVGHPHCPDHGIEITSQTVEQMVDRIMQYPEKTRLQILAPVISGRKGEHKGLFTDISKQGFVRVRVDGELREVTEDIVLEKNKKHTIEVVVDRIVIKDDIETRLTDSLETALKLSGGQILVDVMGQEELLFSASFACPICGFSIEELAPRMFSFNSPFGACTECDGLGVKMVVDPDLLIPDAEKSIEEGAFLAWTGSTSNYYPQFLKSVCEHFKIPQNVPVSSLSPEHMAKLLHGTGSEKIRFRYENDFGQRKDALVAFEGIIPNLERRYRDTASEGIREFIEGFMSAKPCHVCKGKRLKKEILAVTINQQNVADVTDLSIGDCLDFFENLKLSEKETAIANLILKEISSRLGFLVNVGLNYLTLSRAAGSLSGGEAQRIRLATQIGSSLMGVLYILDEPSIGLHQRDNDRLIATLAHMRDLGNTLIVVEHDEDTMMAADYIIDIGPGAGIHGGQVIAQGTPQEIMDDPNSLTGEYLSGRKFIPVTSTRRPTDNERWIEIRGAKENNLKNVNVKIPLGVFTAVTGVSGSGKSSLINEILYKSLARQLNKAVKVRPGVHKEIRGLENLDKVIEIDQSPIGRTPRSNPATYTGVFDDIRDLFSKTNEAKVRGFQKGRFSFNVKGGRCEACRGDGIIKIEMHFLPDVYVPCEVCKGKRYNRETLEVKYKGKSISDVLEMTVEDATEFFKNIPRIHRKMQTLLDVGLGYINIGQPGTTLSGGEAQRVKLASELYRRSTGKTLYILDEPTTGLHVDDIGRLLEVLHRLVDSGESVLVIEHNLDVIKTADYIIDMGPEGGSGGGTVLATGTPEKLITVEESYTGRYLKPVLIRDTERTQALELQTSDTV
- the uvrB gene encoding excinuclease ABC subunit UvrB codes for the protein MSDIVVSTKTFELESEYTPQGDQPHAIEELLDGIRQGKKHQTLLGATGTGKTFTIAQVISKLNRPTLVIAHNKTLAAQLASEFKEFFPNNSVDYFVSYYDYYQPEAYIPSSDTFIEKDSSINEEIDKLRHSATSSLFERRDVIIVASVSCIYGLGSPQEYGSMLLTLRVGMEKPRNQILSRLVEIQYQRNDINFVRGTFRVRGDVVEIFPASQGEHAIRVELFGDEIERITEIDVLTGELIGERDHIAIFPASHFVTQEETMRVAIINIERELEERLAVLRDAGKLLEAQRLEQRTRYDIEMMKEVGFCSGIENYSGPLTFREPGATPYTLMDYFPDDMLIVIDESHATLPQIRAMYNGDRARKTVLVEHGFRLPSALDNRPLQFEEFEEKVNQIVYVSATPGPYEMEHCDTMVQQIIRPTGLLDPIIEVRPTEGQIDDLISEIRDRVERDERVLVTTLTKKMSEDLTDYFKEIGIKVRYMHSDIKTLERMAILRDLRLGTFHVLVGINLLREGLDLPEVSLVAILDADKEGFLRSERSLIQTIGRAARNSDGRVILYGDRITDSMEKAMSETQRRREIQIAHNEKHGITPTTINKKVRDIIEATKVAESKADYLTGAGGKLNKKEKQSLMQRLEAEMKDAAKNLQFERAAELRDALLELRAE
- a CDS encoding flagellar motor protein; translation: MDITSIIGLLAGIAAMIGGFLWEGGSLSGLLQLNAALIVFGGTLAAVLISFPASRLRSVPAALRLAFGRHPDTTQKKAEELISMAAITRRGGVLALEKRAEEHPDTFTREGLFLIVDGTDPDQVRQILELEMDAKELKYEGYAKIFEAAGGYAPTMGIIGTVMGLIRVLSNLTDPSNLGASIAVAFTATLYGVASANLIFLPIASKIKSRSQSELGSMEMLLVGILSLQNGDHPHLVRKKLTAFIPDVSPGRSSKNNQGEPL
- a CDS encoding OmpA/MotB family protein, which translates into the protein MRQRNRRQRRNGGKESRDRWMITYADLITLLLIFFIILYAMSSLDTQKYAIVTGSLSDTFKSGSSVLEGGNGVLDGSQGNTGAAVSNEQEAGGRTGGGLSSGGNVKENGSNGTGTGTDTSGQEGETAEHQPSARELAFREQEAKLAALMGVITKYVEDNNLGEQIFVADKPQGIAITLSDRFLFDAGKAELKSPALPALRQLSGLFRGIGATISIEGHTDNVPVTAASDYTDNWELSGARALSVLRFFLDNEGLSPDTFQYAGYADTRPAYDNATVEGRQKNRRVELIVLRQLQEEE
- the gcvH gene encoding glycine cleavage system protein GcvH; the protein is MSEVLNNLLYSEEHEWAQQGEGRVVRVGITDHAQHLLGDIVFVEFPEVGAAISAGDSVGSIESVKTVSELYSPVSGKVTKINDALESSPELINDQPYGGGWIFELELDGEFADAVSGLLDAAGYKELVGE